A single region of the Thermococcus paralvinellae genome encodes:
- a CDS encoding phosphoribosyltransferase: MKKFPAYLASWDDIERWAKEGALKVLNEGWKPDVVVGLARGGWVPARLYCDYLGVKDLVSIKVEHWGVTATPDGKAKLKYGTEYPFEGKKVLIVDDIADTGESLTLAKNYVESKNPAEVKAATLLTIKTSKFRPDYYGEEIDWAWIVFPWNFVEDMINLTNNLFEEKEKLTTDEIIALFKELHGIDVPKEKLEEALSMAEKRKIFKKEGGFWLKP, from the coding sequence ATGAAGAAGTTTCCGGCATATCTCGCTTCTTGGGATGATATTGAGAGATGGGCAAAAGAAGGGGCTTTGAAGGTTCTTAACGAAGGCTGGAAACCAGATGTTGTAGTTGGGCTTGCAAGAGGTGGCTGGGTTCCAGCAAGGCTGTACTGTGATTATCTCGGCGTTAAGGACTTAGTAAGCATCAAAGTTGAGCACTGGGGGGTAACTGCCACACCAGATGGAAAAGCAAAGCTCAAATACGGAACAGAGTATCCTTTTGAAGGAAAGAAAGTTCTTATTGTTGATGATATAGCTGATACAGGGGAGAGCCTAACCCTTGCTAAAAACTATGTTGAAAGTAAAAATCCAGCTGAAGTTAAAGCTGCAACGCTGTTGACAATAAAAACTTCAAAGTTCAGACCAGATTATTACGGAGAAGAGATAGACTGGGCATGGATTGTATTCCCATGGAACTTCGTTGAAGATATGATAAATCTGACAAACAACCTCTTTGAAGAAAAAGAAAAACTCACAACAGATGAAATCATTGCATTATTCAAGGAGTTACACGGTATTGATGTTCCAAAAGAAAAGCTTGAGGAAGCTTTAAGCATGGCAGAGAAGAGAAAAATATTTAAGAAAGAGGGTGGATTTTGGCTCAAACCTTAA
- a CDS encoding DUF4932 domain-containing protein — translation MGGNVRKVLILLVFIILASPTYAHQYKTDKVLIGINPNEELLSVVYYITFGQDEFVIHREKYLRDVDAYFGKYKDHEAIQALKQYFSDAKTVPQRDYKLFVLDAYVLQFSSPPEMRRLHTEWQDPELDKIVNALRKFAQDTNFMKFFKAHESYYEQDLEVYASAIQLLPPDEFMKPYMNLTNTKFEFHLPYLVCIHGHSFYREENGTKIYGSGGIPPLVRRAPPRTLWSLERAKDTIFGLPLNAVYVNNRKFDELWVLDFIYHELGHDITNEKLEEYYGYKVRPLRYLEDTIEDDMPYLAIYDIHFWFDTMMIYESFADGWAYFALSHIDKDYAEWSLQMQKAWGEFWQDYMIELYQKYTALSLEENKTFDEYVYKMLDDLAKKVPPEKAKELYEKNVPITPLRALDDVVKEGEVIIVYGTQNPDKKGSEYDRETAEIVKSYLETFYSQWPGDIKIEVKADVNLTDEDLRKDLILIGGPVSNKVVQQFEDYFPLRFVFENGIWVLEKNPDFGSVRTFVITPDNIKEVSFTELSYTSPQTSLLLAIRNPLKKDNYIVWIAGVDRYSTRRYRNPTYYLVSYEIYNGEKIEDGFYVQPLLSS, via the coding sequence ATGGGTGGTAATGTGAGAAAAGTTTTAATACTTCTTGTTTTCATAATTCTTGCTTCTCCCACTTATGCCCATCAATATAAAACGGATAAGGTTCTCATTGGAATAAACCCGAATGAGGAACTTTTGAGCGTTGTTTATTATATTACATTTGGTCAAGATGAGTTTGTAATTCACAGAGAGAAATATTTGAGAGATGTTGATGCGTATTTTGGCAAATACAAAGATCATGAAGCAATTCAAGCACTTAAGCAGTACTTCAGCGATGCAAAAACAGTCCCTCAGAGAGACTACAAGCTTTTTGTCCTCGATGCATATGTTCTTCAGTTCTCGAGTCCTCCAGAAATGAGAAGACTTCATACAGAGTGGCAGGACCCAGAGCTAGACAAAATAGTTAATGCTCTGAGAAAATTTGCCCAAGATACGAACTTTATGAAGTTTTTCAAAGCCCACGAAAGTTATTATGAACAAGATTTGGAAGTTTATGCATCTGCTATTCAGCTATTACCTCCAGATGAATTCATGAAACCCTACATGAACCTAACAAATACCAAATTTGAATTCCATCTGCCGTATCTAGTATGCATCCATGGACACAGCTTTTACAGAGAAGAGAATGGAACTAAGATTTACGGCTCAGGTGGAATACCTCCGCTAGTAAGGAGAGCACCGCCAAGGACTTTATGGAGCTTGGAAAGAGCTAAAGATACAATTTTTGGTCTTCCTCTTAACGCTGTTTATGTAAATAACAGGAAATTTGATGAGCTTTGGGTTTTGGACTTCATTTATCACGAGCTAGGACATGATATCACGAATGAAAAACTGGAGGAATATTACGGATATAAAGTTAGACCTCTCCGCTATCTTGAAGACACAATAGAAGATGACATGCCCTATTTAGCAATCTATGATATTCACTTCTGGTTTGATACAATGATGATTTATGAGAGCTTTGCGGACGGCTGGGCATACTTTGCCCTAAGTCATATAGATAAGGATTATGCCGAGTGGAGTCTCCAAATGCAGAAAGCATGGGGCGAATTTTGGCAAGATTATATGATAGAGCTCTATCAAAAATACACCGCTTTAAGCTTAGAAGAGAACAAGACCTTTGATGAGTATGTCTACAAGATGCTCGATGATCTGGCTAAAAAAGTTCCTCCAGAAAAGGCCAAGGAGCTTTATGAGAAAAATGTTCCTATTACTCCTTTAAGAGCTTTAGATGATGTTGTAAAGGAAGGAGAAGTAATAATTGTCTATGGCACTCAGAATCCAGATAAAAAAGGATCTGAATATGATAGAGAAACTGCGGAGATCGTGAAAAGCTATCTCGAAACATTTTACTCACAGTGGCCTGGAGACATTAAAATCGAGGTTAAGGCAGATGTAAACCTGACGGATGAAGACTTGAGGAAAGACTTAATCCTCATAGGTGGGCCTGTTAGCAACAAAGTTGTCCAGCAGTTTGAGGACTACTTCCCATTAAGGTTTGTGTTTGAGAACGGCATCTGGGTTTTAGAGAAAAATCCAGATTTTGGAAGTGTTAGAACATTTGTCATAACTCCAGATAACATAAAAGAAGTTTCCTTTACAGAGCTTTCTTATACTTCTCCCCAGACATCCCTATTGCTCGCCATAAGAAATCCCCTCAAAAAAGACAATTATATAGTGTGGATTGCTGGCGTAGATAGATATTCAACAAGAAGATACAGAAATCCGACTTATTATCTTGTCAGCTATGAAATTTATAATGGAGAAAAGATAGAAGATGGATTCTATGTTCAGCCGTTACTTTCTTCGTAA
- a CDS encoding ABC transporter ATP-binding protein — protein sequence MEEVPIIKMENIVKVYPDGTKALKGVDFSVRKGEIHGLLGENGAGKTTLMKILSGMLHPTEGKIYVNGKEVRFKSPADALANGIGMVHQHFTLVEVFDALHNIILGMEGHGLFSNIDVNKARAKLQKLMDELNFQVPLDVPVENLPVGVQQRIEILKVLYRDVDVLILDEPTAVLTPIEVKELFDVLRKLKEQGKTIIFISHKLREVMEITDRVTVLRKGELIGTVNTSEATPQLLARMMVGRDVVLRIQKPPKEPGEPILRVEDLWVKGDRGEDAVKGLTFEVRAGEIFGIAGVEGNGQTELIEAITGLRKIEKGRVILNGKDITGRPPKELYDLGVAHIPEDRTNMGLILDMTVAENSILGLHWNKKFTGILNSIKWSNVKKHAQELIEKFEVVAPGVDAPVKSLSGGNQQKLIVAREVSKEPLLIVASQPTRGVDVASTEYIRNYLVKLRNENKAVLLVSADLDEVLQLSDRMAIMYEGQFVGIVKPEEVTEEQIGLMMGGIKNES from the coding sequence ATGGAAGAAGTCCCCATCATAAAAATGGAGAATATTGTTAAGGTTTATCCTGATGGAACTAAGGCTCTGAAAGGTGTTGACTTCTCTGTTAGAAAGGGGGAGATTCATGGCCTTTTAGGTGAGAATGGTGCTGGTAAAACCACTTTGATGAAAATCCTCTCTGGTATGCTTCATCCAACTGAGGGTAAAATCTATGTGAATGGAAAGGAGGTTCGATTTAAAAGCCCTGCTGATGCTCTTGCTAATGGAATTGGTATGGTTCACCAGCATTTTACTCTCGTTGAGGTTTTTGATGCCCTTCACAACATAATTTTGGGGATGGAAGGACATGGGTTGTTCTCTAACATTGATGTAAATAAGGCAAGAGCCAAACTGCAAAAGCTTATGGATGAGCTGAATTTTCAAGTTCCTCTGGATGTACCAGTAGAGAATCTTCCAGTTGGGGTTCAGCAGAGAATTGAAATTTTGAAGGTTTTGTATAGAGATGTTGATGTCCTCATTTTGGATGAGCCAACTGCTGTGCTTACTCCTATTGAAGTTAAAGAGCTGTTTGATGTTTTGAGAAAGCTCAAAGAACAAGGGAAAACTATAATTTTCATCAGCCACAAGCTTAGAGAGGTAATGGAGATAACTGATAGGGTTACAGTTCTCAGGAAAGGTGAACTTATAGGAACAGTAAACACAAGCGAAGCTACACCTCAGCTCTTGGCAAGGATGATGGTTGGTAGAGATGTTGTTTTGAGAATTCAAAAGCCTCCAAAGGAACCTGGGGAACCTATATTGAGAGTGGAAGACTTGTGGGTAAAGGGAGATAGAGGAGAAGATGCCGTTAAGGGCTTAACATTTGAAGTAAGAGCCGGTGAGATATTTGGAATTGCAGGTGTTGAAGGAAATGGGCAAACTGAATTGATTGAAGCTATCACTGGCCTGAGAAAGATTGAAAAGGGTAGGGTAATCCTCAATGGTAAGGATATCACAGGCAGGCCTCCAAAAGAACTCTATGATTTGGGAGTAGCCCACATACCAGAAGACAGAACTAACATGGGGTTGATTCTTGACATGACCGTTGCTGAAAACTCTATCTTGGGTCTTCACTGGAATAAAAAGTTTACAGGAATATTGAACTCCATCAAATGGAGTAACGTTAAAAAACACGCTCAAGAGCTTATAGAAAAGTTTGAAGTAGTTGCACCAGGAGTGGATGCTCCCGTTAAAAGCTTGAGTGGTGGTAACCAACAAAAGCTTATTGTTGCAAGAGAAGTTAGCAAAGAACCTCTGTTAATAGTCGCATCTCAGCCTACAAGAGGTGTCGACGTTGCATCAACGGAATACATCAGAAACTATCTCGTCAAGCTCAGAAACGAGAACAAAGCAGTTTTATTGGTATCCGCTGATTTAGATGAAGTTCTCCAACTCAGCGATAGAATGGCAATAATGTATGAGGGACAGTTTGTAGGCATTGTAAAGCCCGAAGAGGTAACAGAAGAGCAAATCGGACTTATGATGGGAGGTATCAAAAATGAAAGCTGA
- the cas2 gene encoding CRISPR-associated endonuclease Cas2 — translation MYVVIVYDVNVSRVNKVKKFLRQYLHWVQNSVFEGEITLAEFKRIKEGLLDLIDENEDSVVIYKLRSKPKRESLGIEKNPLEDII, via the coding sequence ATGTATGTGGTCATCGTTTATGATGTCAATGTCTCGAGAGTAAATAAGGTCAAAAAGTTCTTGCGTCAATATTTGCATTGGGTTCAAAACAGCGTTTTTGAGGGAGAAATTACCTTAGCGGAGTTTAAGCGCATAAAAGAGGGTCTTCTCGATTTGATAGATGAAAACGAAGATTCAGTGGTGATTTACAAGCTCCGCTCAAAACCAAAAAGGGAAAGCTTGGGGATAGAGAAGAATCCTCTGGAGGATATAATTTAG
- the cas1b gene encoding type I-B CRISPR-associated endonuclease Cas1b has protein sequence MRRKSLTIFSDGTLYRKENTLYFENAQGKKPLAVEGIYDIYVYGKVTITSQALHFLAQKGIAVHFFNHYGYYDGSFYPRESLHSGDLVIKQAEHYLNRGKRLKLAKLFVIGAAKNMERNLKRWGVNASFNDLLDELEDIQKITDIMNVEARIRQEYYVLWDETLPDDLKIVKRTRRPPQNEMNALIGFLNSRLYPVIISELYNTQLTPTISYLHEPSERRFSLALDLSEIFKPIIADRIANRLVKQGVIKKEHFRDDLNGVLLNDEGKKIVLKAFNQEMEKSVKHPMLKKNVTKKRLIRLEAYKLIKHLIGSQEYSPLVAWF, from the coding sequence ATGAGAAGGAAAAGCCTAACTATATTTTCAGATGGAACTCTCTATCGGAAAGAAAACACTCTTTATTTTGAAAACGCCCAAGGGAAAAAGCCTTTGGCAGTGGAGGGCATTTACGATATCTACGTTTATGGAAAAGTCACTATAACCTCCCAGGCTCTCCATTTTTTAGCCCAGAAGGGAATAGCCGTCCACTTCTTCAACCACTACGGCTACTACGATGGTTCATTTTACCCTAGGGAAAGCCTCCATTCTGGAGATTTAGTTATAAAGCAGGCTGAGCACTATCTTAACAGAGGAAAACGTCTAAAGCTGGCAAAGCTATTTGTCATAGGTGCTGCAAAGAACATGGAGCGCAACTTAAAGCGTTGGGGAGTTAATGCTTCATTTAATGATCTTTTGGATGAACTTGAAGATATCCAGAAAATAACTGATATTATGAATGTTGAGGCAAGAATAAGGCAGGAGTATTATGTTTTATGGGATGAAACTTTACCAGATGACCTCAAGATTGTGAAGAGAACAAGAAGGCCTCCTCAAAATGAAATGAATGCCTTGATAGGCTTCTTAAACTCAAGGCTGTATCCGGTGATAATCAGCGAACTCTATAACACCCAGCTGACGCCAACGATAAGTTATCTGCATGAGCCGAGCGAAAGAAGATTTTCTCTTGCTCTAGACTTAAGTGAAATATTCAAGCCAATAATAGCTGATCGCATAGCTAACCGCTTGGTAAAGCAAGGTGTAATTAAGAAGGAACACTTTAGAGATGACTTAAACGGTGTTCTGTTAAATGACGAGGGTAAAAAGATTGTCCTAAAAGCCTTTAACCAAGAAATGGAGAAGAGCGTTAAGCATCCAATGCTTAAGAAGAACGTAACAAAGAAGCGATTAATTAGGCTTGAGGCGTATAAGCTGATAAAACATCTCATTGGGAGCCAAGAGTATAGTCCATTGGTAGCATGGTTCTAA
- a CDS encoding DotU family type IV/VI secretion system protein, which translates to MEPVNPDKKFGDRGLSLWVIGGVVIMLLIGAYFGYRYLKHLGECQ; encoded by the coding sequence ATGGAACCAGTAAATCCAGATAAAAAGTTTGGGGATAGAGGGCTTAGTCTATGGGTTATAGGTGGAGTTGTTATCATGCTCTTGATTGGGGCATATTTTGGGTACAGATATTTGAAACATTTAGGTGAGTGCCAATGA
- a CDS encoding ABC transporter permease, which yields MKADKIVISNFIRPIMESLIAVAIGVLIGAIVLKFSGYSPIKAYIALVKGAVGSTYGWSMTLSAATPIILTALTFAISARTGIFNIGAEGTVYFGAIAAIVFTNMFANPLWGLIGGIIAGVLWALPAALLKVYRGVHEVISTIMLNWIAFYTALYLVLGPLANPNDPNKTLEIPASARLPLLMKGSEFSLAFIISIAAAIITYYILWHTVLGFELRASGYNERAARYGGINPKKAIIWSFLLGGMMSGLAGATEVMGRPPSYAISQGMANIYGYGFDGIGVSLVGRNHPIGIIFSGIFFGALKAGATYMQIDAGVPLEMVKVVQGIIVVAVAIPGLWDLVKRVVRK from the coding sequence ATGAAAGCTGATAAAATTGTAATTTCCAACTTCATACGACCCATCATGGAGAGCCTTATAGCCGTTGCAATAGGTGTATTAATCGGAGCAATAGTTCTGAAGTTTTCGGGATATAGTCCAATTAAGGCTTATATTGCATTGGTAAAAGGGGCTGTGGGTTCAACTTATGGATGGTCTATGACTCTGAGTGCAGCAACTCCAATAATTTTAACAGCACTAACTTTTGCAATAAGCGCAAGAACTGGAATATTCAACATTGGTGCAGAGGGTACAGTTTATTTTGGTGCAATAGCTGCTATAGTCTTTACAAACATGTTTGCAAATCCCTTATGGGGTCTCATCGGAGGAATTATAGCAGGAGTTCTTTGGGCGCTTCCTGCTGCCTTGCTTAAGGTTTACAGAGGGGTTCATGAGGTTATCTCAACAATCATGCTCAACTGGATTGCGTTTTATACCGCCTTGTACCTTGTTCTGGGCCCACTAGCGAATCCCAATGATCCTAACAAAACACTGGAAATTCCTGCAAGTGCCAGGTTGCCACTGCTTATGAAAGGCAGTGAATTTTCGCTTGCGTTTATAATTTCAATAGCTGCTGCTATCATTACATACTACATACTCTGGCATACAGTTTTGGGATTTGAATTAAGAGCAAGCGGGTACAATGAGAGAGCTGCAAGATATGGTGGAATCAATCCAAAAAAAGCTATCATCTGGTCATTCCTCCTTGGTGGCATGATGAGCGGTTTGGCAGGAGCAACTGAAGTTATGGGCAGACCACCAAGCTATGCAATAAGCCAAGGAATGGCAAACATCTACGGTTACGGTTTTGATGGAATTGGTGTTTCTTTAGTAGGAAGAAACCACCCAATAGGTATAATCTTCAGCGGTATTTTCTTCGGTGCATTGAAAGCAGGAGCAACATACATGCAGATAGATGCCGGAGTTCCATTAGAGATGGTTAAGGTAGTGCAAGGTATAATTGTCGTTGCTGTGGCAATTCCAGGCCTGTGGGACTTGGTTAAGAGGGTGGTGAGAAAATGA
- a CDS encoding metal ABC transporter solute-binding protein, Zn/Mn family has translation MKVKAVILTLLIISFIIPGVCAEKPLVVASISPLAEIVRELFGDSVEVVYIIPPGADPHQYQLTPEQIELIKKADVVVTANGHLPAEQKIKQLKEEGTINADVLFAEDYAKYGFRFLPERWYNNKNNPHGVWLDPHNALAIAKATTEALSERYPQNRELYEKQYEKFETKVLAIIEAYKALAENATAVIEMPSQQYALEWLGVKAVASIKPEEEVPAKDVDDMINMGQTVDIIAYSSQSPESLKNAALEFSQRIGKPLADITTSWIDKPYTEILIANSKAVIEALNLRTHAVPQTVKAENINEVYIILALVVGISLGMAIGVLIKK, from the coding sequence ATGAAAGTGAAAGCTGTTATACTCACGCTCCTTATCATTTCATTCATAATTCCCGGTGTGTGTGCCGAAAAGCCTCTTGTGGTTGCGAGCATATCTCCCTTAGCAGAGATAGTGAGGGAATTGTTCGGCGATTCCGTAGAAGTGGTTTATATTATTCCACCGGGAGCTGATCCCCATCAATACCAGCTTACTCCCGAGCAGATTGAACTCATCAAAAAGGCTGATGTTGTTGTTACAGCCAACGGACATTTGCCAGCAGAACAAAAGATAAAGCAACTTAAGGAAGAAGGAACAATAAACGCAGATGTACTGTTCGCAGAGGATTATGCGAAATATGGCTTCAGATTTCTACCCGAGAGATGGTACAATAATAAGAACAACCCTCATGGAGTTTGGCTTGACCCTCATAACGCTCTGGCAATTGCAAAAGCAACGACGGAGGCATTATCAGAAAGATATCCACAGAACAGAGAGCTTTATGAAAAACAGTATGAAAAGTTTGAGACAAAAGTTCTGGCAATAATCGAAGCTTACAAAGCTTTGGCTGAAAATGCAACTGCTGTAATCGAAATGCCCTCCCAGCAATATGCTCTTGAGTGGCTTGGCGTAAAAGCTGTTGCCTCAATTAAGCCTGAAGAGGAAGTTCCAGCTAAGGACGTTGATGATATGATTAACATGGGGCAAACTGTTGATATTATTGCTTATTCTTCTCAAAGCCCTGAATCATTAAAAAATGCTGCCCTTGAGTTCTCTCAAAGAATCGGTAAACCTTTAGCCGATATAACCACAAGTTGGATCGACAAGCCTTACACTGAGATTTTAATTGCAAACTCCAAAGCTGTGATAGAAGCATTAAATCTAAGAACACATGCAGTTCCACAAACTGTAAAAGCGGAAAACATTAATGAGGTTTACATCATCTTAGCCCTGGTTGTTGGAATTTCACTAGGCATGGCGATTGGAGTTTTGATTAAAAAGTAA
- a CDS encoding BMP family lipoprotein, translated as MRKSILALFLIGVLAFSVVASGCIGGEKTTTPEKTTTPAQQTTTPAQTQTSTEKPKVKGAIAIVYDVGGRGDLSFNDMAYLGASRAAKDFGLELKEVQSKSESDYLPNLRVLAQSGKYDIIIAVGFMMTDAVKQVADEFPNQKFAIIDGYIPDKPNVMSILFKENEGSALVGALAGLIAANDGKDKVGAVLGIEIPVLYKFEGGYRFGVKWAEDYYKKKTGKDVNIQVLYTYTGSFTDPAKGKTAAQAQLGQGAWVIYQIAGAVGLGVFDAVEEYLKSQGKEFGPPFAIGVDSAQDWIKPGVIIASMMKRVDVGVYKAVEAAVKGTFKGGIVELGLADGGVGVSTIDDVKAMFGSLPEDVKKKKLEELGFKSEDELFAKLEQTRKQIPDWIWQAVDELKQKILSGEIVVPKATNKEQIEALRNAKTWQEMEELAKQWGSSS; from the coding sequence ATGAGAAAGTCAATATTGGCTTTGTTTTTAATTGGTGTGTTGGCATTTAGCGTAGTTGCTAGTGGCTGTATCGGAGGAGAAAAAACCACAACACCTGAGAAGACCACAACTCCTGCTCAACAAACAACAACTCCCGCTCAAACACAGACATCAACAGAGAAACCCAAAGTCAAAGGTGCAATAGCAATCGTTTATGACGTTGGTGGAAGAGGTGATCTGAGCTTTAACGATATGGCTTACTTAGGTGCTTCAAGAGCAGCAAAGGACTTTGGACTTGAATTAAAGGAAGTACAAAGTAAGAGTGAGAGTGACTACTTACCAAACCTTAGAGTTCTTGCTCAAAGCGGAAAGTATGATATAATCATTGCAGTTGGTTTCATGATGACTGACGCTGTCAAGCAAGTTGCAGATGAGTTCCCCAACCAGAAGTTCGCAATCATTGACGGATATATTCCAGACAAGCCAAACGTCATGAGTATCCTCTTCAAGGAAAACGAAGGTTCAGCCTTGGTTGGTGCACTGGCTGGACTTATTGCTGCAAACGACGGCAAAGATAAGGTTGGTGCAGTCCTTGGTATTGAAATCCCAGTTCTCTACAAGTTCGAAGGTGGTTACAGATTTGGTGTAAAGTGGGCTGAGGATTACTATAAGAAGAAGACTGGAAAGGACGTTAACATACAAGTTCTCTACACCTACACAGGTTCATTCACTGACCCAGCTAAGGGTAAGACCGCTGCCCAGGCTCAACTTGGACAAGGTGCATGGGTGATTTACCAGATTGCTGGTGCAGTTGGTTTGGGTGTTTTCGATGCAGTTGAGGAATACCTAAAGAGCCAAGGAAAAGAATTTGGTCCACCATTTGCCATCGGTGTTGACTCAGCACAGGACTGGATTAAGCCAGGTGTGATCATTGCAAGTATGATGAAGAGAGTCGACGTTGGTGTCTACAAGGCTGTTGAAGCAGCAGTCAAGGGAACATTCAAAGGAGGAATCGTAGAGCTCGGACTTGCTGATGGCGGTGTTGGAGTCAGCACAATTGATGATGTTAAGGCCATGTTTGGTTCACTCCCAGAAGATGTTAAGAAGAAGAAACTCGAAGAGCTTGGCTTTAAGAGTGAGGATGAGCTCTTTGCAAAGCTTGAACAAACAAGAAAGCAAATCCCAGACTGGATCTGGCAGGCAGTTGACGAACTCAAGCAGAAGATACTCAGTGGTGAAATAGTAGTTCCAAAGGCAACGAACAAGGAACAGATTGAAGCACTAAGAAATGCAAAGACCTGGCAAGAGATGGAAGAACTAGCCAAACAGTGGGGAAGCAGCAGCTGA
- the cas4 gene encoding CRISPR-associated protein Cas4 has protein sequence MTDTYPKDRLTIRGTEINYLFICSTKLWYFSKGITMEQESEWVDLGKFLHEKSYFGEEKEVKIGPISIDFIKKGDIIEVHEVKKGKSMEKAHEMQALYYLYYLKKLGIKAKAILNYPKLRETRKITLEGREKEVEEVIREVERIKALTKPPEPKKSRACKKCAYYELCWV, from the coding sequence ATGACAGATACCTACCCCAAAGACCGCCTCACCATCCGCGGCACCGAAATTAACTATCTCTTCATCTGCTCAACTAAACTCTGGTACTTCTCTAAAGGCATCACCATGGAACAGGAAAGTGAATGGGTTGATCTTGGCAAATTCCTTCACGAAAAGAGCTACTTCGGAGAAGAAAAAGAAGTCAAAATTGGTCCAATAAGCATTGACTTCATCAAGAAAGGCGACATCATAGAAGTGCATGAAGTCAAAAAGGGCAAATCAATGGAAAAGGCTCATGAAATGCAAGCTTTGTATTATCTCTACTACCTCAAAAAGCTCGGCATCAAAGCAAAAGCAATCCTAAACTATCCAAAACTCAGAGAAACCAGAAAGATAACTTTAGAAGGCAGAGAAAAGGAAGTTGAAGAAGTTATAAGAGAAGTTGAGCGAATAAAAGCACTCACAAAACCTCCAGAACCTAAAAAGAGCAGAGCCTGCAAAAAGTGCGCATATTATGAGCTCTGCTGGGTTTGA
- a CDS encoding ABC transporter permease — protein sequence MIDMILSILLGSLTAMVPIVLTSTGAVVSERAGVVNIGYEGILLMSALFGAIFAEMSGSGWIGLLGGAFIGMLLGMLHGAITVYLKGDHIIPGIGVNLLALGVVAFGITAIWGTAGQHQVPSNIRIQPLINTPYGGLSPMVLVTFIIVFLTHWVLFRTPLGLRIRAVGENPEAADALGVNVERYRFLATVYGATLAGLGGAYLSVDWLGVVTKEISSGRGFIALANMVFSGWNPVRALIGGFLFGFFDNLSVWVRTNPAVSQVVPWQFVATLPYIVTIIIVAGIIGKVRPPKWDGRPYKRE from the coding sequence ATGATAGATATGATACTCTCAATCCTTCTTGGATCATTGACAGCAATGGTTCCAATAGTATTGACAAGCACGGGGGCAGTGGTAAGTGAAAGAGCAGGAGTTGTGAACATCGGATATGAAGGAATTCTACTCATGTCAGCACTGTTTGGCGCAATATTTGCAGAGATGAGCGGTAGTGGATGGATTGGACTTTTAGGAGGGGCTTTTATTGGGATGCTCCTTGGAATGCTTCATGGTGCAATAACAGTCTACCTTAAAGGAGACCACATTATTCCTGGTATCGGTGTGAATTTGTTGGCTTTAGGTGTAGTTGCCTTCGGAATTACAGCAATTTGGGGCACAGCCGGACAACACCAAGTTCCATCAAACATTAGAATCCAACCACTAATAAACACGCCTTATGGTGGATTAAGTCCTATGGTGCTTGTAACTTTCATAATTGTGTTCCTAACACACTGGGTACTCTTTAGAACTCCATTAGGACTTAGAATAAGAGCAGTTGGTGAGAACCCAGAGGCAGCAGATGCATTGGGTGTTAATGTCGAGAGATACAGATTTTTAGCAACAGTCTATGGAGCAACTCTAGCTGGACTTGGAGGGGCTTATTTGAGCGTTGACTGGCTCGGAGTTGTCACAAAGGAAATATCTTCAGGTAGAGGTTTCATTGCATTAGCGAACATGGTATTCAGTGGCTGGAACCCAGTAAGGGCATTGATCGGTGGATTTCTCTTTGGATTCTTTGATAATCTTTCGGTGTGGGTAAGAACAAATCCAGCAGTTTCACAAGTTGTTCCATGGCAGTTTGTTGCTACACTACCATATATAGTGACAATAATTATCGTTGCAGGAATCATTGGAAAAGTAAGACCGCCAAAGTGGGATGGAAGACCTTACAAGAGAGAGTGA